Below is a window of Zygosaccharomyces rouxii strain CBS732 chromosome C complete sequence DNA.
TTGACACTGCTATTAAAGGTATCTACACTGGTGTAGCAATGATGGGATTCATGCATCTTTACTTGAAGTACACCAACCCACTATTCATGCAAATGATCAGTCCTATCAAATCTGCTCTCGAACACAACGAGGTTAAAATTCACCTCTTTGGTGCAAAACCAATTGGTGATCTAAAGAGACCATTCAGTGCTCCTTCAATGTTTGGTGCTAAACCAGAAGGCCCAAAGACTGACAAGAAATCCGTTGAAGCAGCTGAAAGAGCTGGTCAAGGTGGTGTTAAAAGAGAGTAGATGTCTCTGAAAGTATGTAAAATTATACGGGAAGTGTAGTTATTTCCCCATTGTTTATCGT
It encodes the following:
- the SND3 gene encoding Snd3p (highly similar to uniprot|P38264 Saccharomyces cerevisiae YBR106W PHO88 Probable membrane protein involved in phosphate transport), producing the protein MLNPQITNLLIMLVMMQLARRVDMEDETNIMYIRTAYVASMALSWTIYQLARRAIVAKNDLTTLKYVKPGNAMKGEGESLEVTTVRDYDLQEIDTAIKGIYTGVAMMGFMHLYLKYTNPLFMQMISPIKSALEHNEVKIHLFGAKPIGDLKRPFSAPSMFGAKPEGPKTDKKSVEAAERAGQGGVKRE